In one window of Nocardia brasiliensis DNA:
- a CDS encoding DUF6191 domain-containing protein, whose product MTIPGLALLLIALAFAEVVWRKVTGKTLVPWMRESGRPVAAVGFEQFDAVFAAGKQHEFEQVQSTLMYRENPGDGAPGGVDVDLAKGTVTLVPPD is encoded by the coding sequence ATGACGATTCCGGGGCTGGCGTTGCTGCTGATCGCCCTGGCCTTTGCCGAGGTGGTGTGGCGGAAGGTGACCGGCAAGACGTTGGTGCCGTGGATGCGCGAGAGCGGCAGGCCGGTGGCAGCGGTGGGCTTCGAGCAGTTCGACGCCGTGTTCGCGGCCGGTAAGCAGCACGAGTTCGAGCAGGTGCAGTCGACGCTGATGTACCGGGAGAACCCGGGTGACGGCGCGCCCGGCGGCGTGGATGTCGACCTGGCCAAGGGCACCGTGACCTTGGTTCCGCCGGACTGA
- a CDS encoding D-alanine--D-alanine ligase family protein — protein sequence MRVAVLFGGTNAERDVSIATAGQVFRALRTRGHEVSAYDTTVGRLTPGDEDRLVAATVPAEPPRVSASVADRTMRLLCEQDGLRDVDVVFLALHGGTGENGTIQGLLDLAGVPYTGSGVLASAVAMDKDVSKRLFRLAGVPTPDWRMAAASDERDDRLGWPVIVKPNKQGSTVGLTVVDERAQYAAAVRAARAHDDEVMVERFVPGREFVVGVLGDEPLAVGEIIPRGSEIFDYRSKYQVGGAVEIFPAEIPDALAQRMRTHAVLAHRALKLGAYSRIDFRVDAAGEIWCLEANTLPGLTATSLLPQSAAAAGLEFAELCEQICLRALD from the coding sequence ATGCGGGTTGCGGTGCTGTTCGGCGGGACGAACGCCGAGCGGGATGTCTCGATTGCCACGGCGGGTCAGGTTTTTCGCGCGTTGCGTACCCGCGGACACGAGGTGTCGGCCTACGACACCACGGTGGGCCGCCTGACACCCGGCGACGAGGATCGGCTCGTGGCCGCGACGGTCCCCGCGGAGCCACCGCGGGTCAGCGCTTCCGTGGCGGACCGGACCATGCGATTGCTCTGCGAGCAGGACGGCTTACGCGACGTCGACGTCGTTTTCCTGGCCTTGCACGGTGGCACCGGAGAGAACGGCACCATCCAGGGCCTGCTCGATCTGGCGGGCGTGCCCTACACCGGCAGCGGCGTGCTGGCCAGCGCGGTGGCGATGGACAAGGACGTGTCCAAGCGGCTGTTCCGGCTCGCCGGGGTGCCGACACCGGACTGGCGGATGGCAGCGGCATCGGACGAGCGCGACGACCGGCTCGGCTGGCCGGTGATCGTCAAGCCGAACAAGCAGGGCTCGACGGTCGGACTGACGGTGGTCGACGAGCGCGCGCAGTACGCGGCGGCGGTGCGGGCGGCCCGCGCGCACGACGACGAGGTGATGGTCGAAAGGTTCGTGCCTGGACGCGAATTCGTGGTCGGTGTGCTCGGTGACGAGCCGCTCGCGGTCGGCGAGATCATTCCGCGGGGCAGCGAGATCTTCGACTATCGCAGCAAATATCAGGTCGGCGGCGCGGTGGAGATCTTCCCGGCCGAGATCCCGGACGCGCTGGCGCAGCGGATGCGCACGCACGCGGTGCTGGCGCATCGGGCACTCAAGCTAGGCGCCTACAGCCGGATCGATTTCCGGGTCGACGCCGCAGGGGAGATCTGGTGTCTCGAGGCCAACACCCTGCCCGGCCTGACCGCGACCAGCCTGCTGCCGCAGTCCGCGGCCGCCGCGGGCCTCGAGTTCGCCGAACTGTGCGAGCAGATCTGCCTGCGCGCGCTCGATTAG
- a CDS encoding D-alanine--D-alanine ligase family protein — MTNRIRVAVVFGGRSNEHSVSCVSAGSVLRNLDPAKYDVVPIGISTEGTWVLADSEVAALGFRDRALPAVDGTGTALTLATGRNGSGALLALDDPNVAFGAVDVVFPILHGPFGEDGTLQGLLELVGVPYVGPGVLASAAGMDKEFTKKLLAAEGLPVGRQVVLRPGTATVDAADRESLGLPVFVKPARGGSSIGITKVTSWSELDAAISVARAHDPKVIVEAGIVGREVECGVLEFPDGRVQASVLAEIRMPDEDAAAQPEFYDFETKYLDDVCEFDIPAKLDDEIADSVRELAVRAFRALDCQGLARVDFFVTADGPVINEINTMPGFTPISMYPKMWDATGIDYRSLISTLIDTAVARGTGLR; from the coding sequence ATGACGAACCGGATCCGGGTGGCTGTGGTTTTCGGCGGACGGAGCAATGAGCACTCCGTGTCCTGCGTGTCGGCCGGCAGTGTGCTGCGCAACCTGGACCCGGCGAAGTACGACGTGGTCCCGATCGGGATCAGCACCGAAGGCACCTGGGTACTGGCCGATTCGGAGGTCGCCGCGCTCGGTTTCCGCGATCGCGCGCTGCCCGCGGTCGACGGCACCGGCACCGCGTTGACGCTGGCGACGGGCCGCAACGGGTCCGGTGCGCTGCTCGCCCTCGACGATCCCAACGTGGCCTTCGGCGCGGTCGATGTCGTATTCCCCATCCTGCACGGGCCGTTCGGTGAGGACGGCACCTTGCAGGGCCTGCTGGAACTCGTCGGTGTGCCCTATGTCGGTCCCGGCGTGCTGGCCAGCGCCGCGGGCATGGACAAGGAGTTCACCAAGAAACTCCTTGCGGCCGAAGGGCTGCCGGTCGGCAGGCAGGTGGTGCTGCGGCCGGGCACCGCGACCGTCGACGCGGCGGATCGGGAGTCGCTCGGTTTGCCGGTGTTCGTCAAGCCCGCGCGCGGCGGTTCCTCGATCGGCATCACCAAGGTCACCAGCTGGTCCGAGCTGGACGCGGCGATCTCGGTGGCGCGGGCGCACGACCCGAAAGTCATTGTGGAGGCGGGCATCGTCGGCCGCGAGGTCGAATGCGGCGTGCTGGAGTTCCCGGACGGACGGGTGCAGGCGAGCGTGCTCGCCGAGATCCGGATGCCCGACGAGGACGCCGCGGCGCAGCCGGAGTTCTACGACTTCGAGACCAAATACCTCGACGACGTCTGCGAATTCGACATCCCGGCGAAGCTGGACGACGAAATCGCCGACAGCGTCCGGGAACTCGCGGTCAGGGCGTTCCGTGCGCTGGACTGTCAGGGCCTGGCCCGCGTCGATTTCTTCGTCACCGCCGACGGCCCGGTGATCAACGAGATCAACACCATGCCCGGCTTCACCCCGATCTCGATGTATCCGAAAATGTGGGATGCCACCGGGATCGACTATCGGTCCTTGATCTCCACCCTGATCGACACCGCTGTCGCGCGCGGTACCGGACTGCGCTAG
- a CDS encoding NAD(P)H-dependent glycerol-3-phosphate dehydrogenase → MTRAAVLGAGSWGTAFAKVLADAGTEVTIWARRPEVAEVLRTDHRNPSYLSDIQLPPIAATHDPSVALDGADLVVLAVPSQSLRANLAHWKDLIGPDATLLSLAKGIETGTLLRMSQVIADVSGADPSRIGVLSGPNLAREIATCQPAATVIACTDAERAVAVQQACATGYFRPYTNTDVIGCEIGGACKNVIALACGIASGMGLGDNTIASIITRGLAEIIRLGVALGAEPATLAGLAGVGDLVATCTSPLSRNRSFGHALGAGGSMESAQAATHGQVAEGVKSCTSIRALAEKHAVDMPLTTAVHQVCHENVPVLAAVGNLLGRRIKPE, encoded by the coding sequence ATGACGAGGGCGGCAGTACTGGGCGCGGGATCATGGGGAACCGCGTTCGCGAAGGTTTTGGCGGACGCGGGCACCGAGGTCACCATCTGGGCTCGACGACCCGAGGTCGCCGAGGTACTGCGCACCGATCATCGCAATCCGTCCTATCTTTCCGATATTCAGTTGCCACCGATCGCGGCAACGCACGACCCCTCGGTCGCACTGGACGGCGCTGACCTCGTCGTCCTCGCCGTGCCGTCGCAGTCCCTGCGCGCGAATCTCGCGCACTGGAAGGACCTGATCGGCCCGGACGCGACGCTGCTCAGCCTGGCGAAGGGCATCGAGACCGGCACCCTGCTCCGGATGAGCCAGGTGATCGCCGACGTCAGCGGCGCCGACCCGAGCCGGATCGGGGTGCTGTCCGGTCCGAACCTGGCGCGGGAGATCGCCACCTGCCAGCCCGCGGCAACGGTGATCGCGTGTACCGATGCCGAGCGTGCTGTGGCGGTGCAACAGGCCTGCGCCACCGGATATTTCCGCCCGTACACCAACACCGACGTGATCGGGTGCGAGATCGGCGGCGCCTGTAAGAACGTGATCGCCCTCGCCTGCGGTATCGCCTCCGGAATGGGCTTGGGCGACAACACCATCGCGAGCATCATCACGCGGGGGCTGGCCGAGATCATCCGGCTCGGCGTCGCGCTCGGCGCCGAACCGGCGACCCTGGCGGGTCTGGCCGGCGTCGGTGATCTCGTGGCGACGTGCACCTCGCCGCTGTCGCGCAACCGCTCCTTCGGCCACGCGCTCGGCGCGGGCGGCTCGATGGAGTCCGCGCAGGCGGCGACCCACGGTCAGGTCGCCGAGGGCGTGAAGTCCTGCACCTCCATCCGCGCCCTGGCCGAGAAGCATGCCGTCGACATGCCCCTGACCACCGCGGTCCATCAGGTCTGCCACGAGAACGTCCCGGTGCTCGCCGCCGTCGGCAATCTGCTCGGCCGCCGCATCAAGCCGGAGTAG
- the cofC gene encoding 2-phospho-L-lactate guanylyltransferase: protein MRPHAVHAVIAVKSLDQAKSRLADRLRPEHRARLVLAMLADTVTAVATVEEIASVTVVTPDPAVAESARGLGAAVHPEPRPIGPDSLNAALADAATALRRRHGAIDLLAVQADLPALRPEELADMLATAPLGMRSIVVDHAGTGTAALLVRDPVAPLDPRFGPGSAGKHVAAGAVDLPGEWPGLRLDVDTADDLDLAIELGAGGSTRAVLHDIGWQGRVHQPVRRVC from the coding sequence ATGCGCCCGCACGCCGTGCATGCCGTGATCGCGGTCAAGAGCCTCGATCAGGCCAAGAGTCGTCTGGCCGATCGGCTGCGCCCGGAACACCGGGCCCGGTTGGTGCTCGCCATGCTCGCCGACACCGTGACCGCCGTCGCGACCGTCGAGGAGATCGCCTCGGTCACCGTTGTCACGCCCGACCCCGCGGTGGCCGAGTCGGCGCGCGGCCTGGGCGCCGCCGTGCACCCGGAGCCGCGACCGATCGGCCCGGACAGCTTGAACGCCGCGCTGGCCGACGCCGCCACCGCGCTGCGCCGCCGCCACGGGGCCATCGATCTGCTGGCGGTGCAAGCGGATCTGCCCGCGCTGCGGCCGGAGGAACTGGCCGACATGTTGGCCACCGCGCCGCTCGGTATGCGCTCGATCGTGGTCGATCACGCGGGCACCGGAACGGCCGCGCTACTTGTCCGCGATCCCGTCGCTCCGCTCGATCCGCGGTTCGGGCCGGGCTCGGCGGGCAAGCACGTCGCGGCGGGGGCGGTGGACCTACCCGGCGAATGGCCGGGGTTACGGCTGGATGTGGATACGGCCGACGACTTGGACCTGGCGATCGAGCTCGGCGCGGGCGGGTCGACCCGTGCTGTGCTGCACGACATCGGCTGGCAGGGCCGCGTTCACCAGCCCGTGCGCCGAGTGTGCTAG
- a CDS encoding RNA degradosome polyphosphate kinase, translated as MSDTETVKQQLLPTPPPAASPEPTDATVEQLPRDRYLNRELSWLDFNARVLALAEDASLPLLERAKFLAIFASNLDEFYMVRVAGLKRRAETGLLVRSADGRSPGEQLELITKRTQEIAERHARVFLDDVLPALTEEGIAIIDWDDLNDDERQRLSGHFQDQVFPVLTPLAVDPAHPFPYISGLSLNLAVTVKDSSTGGEHFARVKVPDNVDRFVRVRRTDSNSPIAAFLPMEELIAAHLDLLFPGMEVVEQHSFRITRNADFEVDEDRDEDLLQALERELARRRFGSPVRLEVSDDMTEHMLELLLRELDVDPGDVIQVPGLLDLSCLWQVYGVDRPNLKDTPYVPATPAAFGERETPRNVFAALREGDVLVHHPYDSFSTSVQRFIEQAAADPQVLAIKQTLYRTSGDSPIVNALIDAAEAGKQVVALVEIKARFDEQANIKWARALEQAGVHVVYGLIGLKTHCKTCLVVRREGATIRRYCHIGTGNYNPKTARLYEDVGLLTAAPEIGADLTDLFNSLTGYSRKENYRNLLVAPHGVRAGIIERIQRETELAKQGKDARIRLKANAIVDEEIIDALYRASLAGVPVQIVVRGICGLRPGVPGMSENIEVRSILGRFLEHSRVMHFQAQDQYWIGSADMMHRNLDRRVEVMAQVKDRRLTEQLGQVFDSALHPNTRCWVLRSDGNWLAWPEHAGDDDVKVRDHQEFLMRLRRPDQQ; from the coding sequence ATGAGCGATACCGAGACCGTCAAGCAACAGTTGCTGCCCACCCCGCCGCCCGCGGCCTCACCGGAGCCGACGGACGCCACCGTCGAGCAGTTGCCACGCGATCGCTATCTCAATCGCGAGTTGAGCTGGCTCGATTTCAACGCCAGGGTGCTCGCCCTGGCCGAGGACGCCTCGCTGCCGCTGCTCGAGCGGGCCAAGTTCCTCGCCATCTTCGCCTCGAATCTCGACGAGTTCTACATGGTCCGCGTCGCGGGCCTGAAACGGCGCGCCGAGACCGGACTGCTGGTGCGCTCCGCCGACGGCCGCTCCCCCGGCGAACAGCTGGAGTTGATCACCAAGCGCACCCAGGAGATCGCCGAGCGGCACGCCAGGGTCTTCCTCGACGATGTGCTGCCCGCGCTGACCGAAGAGGGCATCGCGATCATCGACTGGGACGATCTCAACGACGATGAGCGCCAACGCCTCTCGGGTCACTTCCAGGATCAGGTGTTCCCGGTGCTGACCCCGCTCGCCGTCGACCCGGCGCACCCGTTCCCCTACATCAGCGGCCTGAGTCTCAATCTCGCCGTGACAGTGAAGGATTCGTCGACCGGTGGCGAGCACTTCGCCCGCGTCAAGGTGCCCGACAATGTCGACCGGTTCGTCCGGGTGCGCCGCACCGACTCGAATTCGCCTATCGCCGCGTTCCTTCCGATGGAGGAGTTGATCGCGGCGCACCTGGACCTGCTGTTCCCCGGCATGGAAGTGGTTGAGCAGCACTCGTTCCGGATCACTCGCAACGCCGACTTCGAGGTCGACGAGGATCGCGACGAGGACCTGCTGCAGGCACTGGAGCGCGAGCTCGCCCGGCGCCGCTTCGGCTCGCCGGTGCGGCTCGAGGTCTCCGACGACATGACCGAGCACATGCTCGAATTGCTGTTGCGGGAACTGGATGTCGATCCCGGCGATGTCATCCAGGTGCCCGGTCTGCTCGACCTGTCCTGCCTGTGGCAGGTGTACGGCGTGGACCGGCCCAACCTCAAGGACACCCCGTACGTGCCCGCCACCCCGGCCGCGTTCGGCGAGCGGGAGACCCCGCGCAACGTGTTCGCGGCGCTGCGCGAGGGCGATGTGCTGGTGCACCACCCCTACGACTCGTTCTCCACCAGCGTGCAGCGGTTCATCGAACAGGCGGCCGCCGACCCGCAGGTGCTCGCGATCAAGCAGACGCTCTACCGCACCTCCGGCGACTCCCCCATCGTCAACGCGCTCATCGACGCGGCGGAGGCGGGCAAGCAGGTCGTCGCGCTGGTCGAGATCAAGGCCCGCTTCGACGAGCAGGCCAACATCAAATGGGCCCGCGCGCTCGAGCAAGCGGGCGTGCACGTGGTCTACGGACTGATCGGGCTCAAGACCCACTGCAAGACCTGCCTGGTGGTGCGCAGGGAGGGCGCGACGATCCGCCGCTACTGCCACATCGGCACGGGCAACTACAACCCGAAGACCGCGCGCCTCTACGAGGATGTCGGATTGCTCACCGCCGCACCGGAAATCGGCGCCGATCTGACCGATCTGTTCAATTCGCTGACGGGTTACTCACGAAAAGAGAACTACCGCAACCTGCTCGTCGCGCCGCACGGGGTGCGCGCGGGGATCATCGAACGGATCCAGCGCGAGACGGAACTGGCCAAGCAGGGCAAGGATGCCCGAATCCGGCTGAAGGCCAACGCGATCGTCGACGAGGAGATCATCGACGCGCTCTACCGCGCCTCGCTGGCGGGCGTGCCGGTGCAGATCGTGGTGCGCGGCATCTGTGGTCTGCGTCCCGGCGTCCCCGGCATGAGCGAGAACATCGAAGTGCGCTCGATCCTCGGCCGCTTCCTCGAGCACTCGCGCGTGATGCACTTCCAGGCCCAGGATCAGTACTGGATCGGCAGCGCCGACATGATGCACCGCAACCTCGACCGGCGCGTGGAAGTGATGGCGCAGGTCAAGGATCGGCGGCTGACCGAACAGCTCGGTCAAGTTTTCGACTCCGCGCTGCATCCCAACACCCGTTGCTGGGTACTCCGGTCGGATGGTAATTGGCTCGCTTGGCCGGAGCACGCCGGAGATGACGACGTGAAAGTACGTGACCACCAGGAATTCCTCATGCGGCTGCGGAGGCCCGATCAGCAGTGA
- a CDS encoding NUDIX hydrolase, whose translation MTGGPLWDPRVTANIHAAGAVVWRKAPSGAIEIAVVHRPKYQDWSLPKGKLDPGETPVLAGLREVGEETGLDCRLGRYLGHVTYPIPGHRKLKRVDYWAATVAGGEFTANSEVDVLNWHPLDRVMDQLSYPMDRQVVRAFTRLPPDTSTLLLVRHAKAGRRDRFSGPDPLRPLDREGQSQSRVLVPNLLAFGASEVYSADPVRCVQTVTPLAEKLGTEIVLEPLLSETGYAAAQDEGRARLVSLVSDTEVRVVCSQGKVIPDLLQWWADRDGVTLPSARNRKGSVWVLSCYRGNLVAADHMDRTLSADVVRD comes from the coding sequence ATGACAGGGGGTCCGTTGTGGGACCCCCGGGTTACCGCCAACATTCACGCCGCGGGCGCGGTGGTGTGGCGCAAGGCGCCGAGCGGGGCGATCGAGATCGCCGTCGTGCACCGGCCCAAGTATCAGGATTGGTCGCTGCCCAAGGGCAAGCTCGACCCCGGTGAGACGCCGGTGCTCGCGGGCCTGCGTGAGGTGGGCGAGGAGACCGGGCTGGACTGCAGGCTCGGTCGCTACCTCGGGCACGTCACCTACCCGATTCCCGGGCACCGCAAGCTAAAGCGGGTCGACTACTGGGCGGCGACGGTGGCAGGCGGCGAGTTCACCGCCAATAGCGAAGTGGACGTGCTGAATTGGCATCCGCTGGATCGGGTGATGGACCAGTTGTCCTATCCGATGGACCGGCAGGTGGTGCGCGCGTTCACCCGGCTGCCACCGGATACCAGCACGCTACTGCTCGTGCGGCACGCGAAAGCCGGTCGGCGCGACCGCTTCTCCGGTCCCGACCCGTTGCGCCCGCTGGATCGCGAGGGCCAGTCCCAATCCCGGGTGCTGGTCCCGAATCTCTTGGCGTTCGGGGCATCTGAGGTTTACTCCGCCGATCCGGTGCGCTGTGTGCAGACGGTGACACCGCTGGCGGAGAAGCTCGGCACGGAGATCGTGCTGGAACCGCTGCTGTCCGAAACCGGTTATGCCGCAGCGCAGGACGAGGGACGCGCCCGACTCGTCTCGCTGGTCTCGGACACCGAGGTTCGCGTTGTGTGCAGTCAGGGCAAGGTGATTCCGGATCTGCTGCAGTGGTGGGCCGATCGCGACGGGGTCACCCTGCCTTCGGCGCGCAACCGCAAGGGCAGTGTCTGGGTGCTCTCGTGCTACCGCGGCAACCTGGTCGCGGCCGACCACATGGACCGCACGCTGTCCGCCGACGTCGTCCGCGACTGA
- a CDS encoding HU family DNA-binding protein encodes MNKAELIDVLTEKLGTDRRTATAAVEHVVDTIVRAVHKGQSVTITGFGVFEQRKRAARVARNPRTGETVKVKPTSVPAFRPGAQFKAVIAGKQKLTASGPAVKRGANAPVAAKKAAAKKTAAKKTAAKKATPTKGPAKTTAKKAAKKAPAKTAARKATATKTAAKKAPAKATVKKAAAKKAPAKKVTAAKKTTAAKKTVAKKAPAKKTAAKKAPARRSR; translated from the coding sequence ATGAACAAGGCGGAACTGATCGACGTTCTGACCGAAAAGTTGGGTACGGACAGGCGCACGGCCACCGCGGCAGTCGAGCATGTGGTCGACACCATCGTGCGCGCGGTGCACAAGGGTCAAAGCGTCACAATCACCGGTTTCGGTGTGTTCGAACAGCGTAAGCGTGCGGCTCGCGTCGCCCGGAACCCGCGCACCGGCGAAACGGTCAAGGTGAAGCCCACTTCGGTGCCTGCGTTCCGTCCGGGCGCTCAGTTCAAGGCCGTGATCGCCGGCAAGCAGAAGCTCACGGCGAGCGGTCCGGCCGTCAAGCGCGGCGCGAATGCCCCGGTGGCAGCGAAGAAAGCGGCTGCGAAGAAGACGGCGGCCAAGAAGACCGCCGCCAAGAAGGCGACCCCGACCAAGGGCCCCGCCAAGACGACGGCGAAGAAGGCTGCCAAGAAGGCACCCGCAAAGACCGCCGCTCGCAAGGCGACTGCGACCAAGACCGCAGCCAAGAAGGCTCCGGCCAAGGCCACGGTGAAGAAGGCCGCGGCCAAGAAGGCCCCCGCCAAGAAGGTCACCGCGGCCAAGAAGACCACTGCGGCAAAGAAGACCGTCGCCAAGAAGGCGCCCGCGAAGAAGACGGCCGCCAAGAAGGCGCCGGCTCGTCGCAGCCGCTAG
- the leuD gene encoding 3-isopropylmalate dehydratase small subunit, translated as MEAFTVHQGIGVPLRRSNVDTDQIIPAVYLKRVTRTGFEDGLFAAWRSDPDFILNTEPYKRGSVLVAGPDFGTGSSREHAVWALSDYGFRVVISSRFADIFRGNAGKGGLLAAQMSQNDVEMLWKLLEEQPGLELVVDLQARTVTAGTAVLPFDIDDYTRWRLLEGLDDIGLTLRRDDTIAEFENARPAWKPTTLPARISQS; from the coding sequence ATGGAAGCCTTCACCGTGCATCAGGGGATCGGCGTGCCGCTGCGCCGTTCCAATGTCGATACCGATCAGATCATCCCGGCCGTGTACCTGAAGCGGGTGACCCGCACGGGATTCGAGGACGGACTGTTCGCCGCATGGCGATCGGATCCGGACTTCATTCTCAACACCGAGCCCTACAAGCGGGGAAGTGTGCTGGTGGCCGGTCCGGATTTCGGCACAGGATCCTCACGTGAGCACGCCGTTTGGGCGCTGTCGGACTACGGCTTTCGGGTGGTGATCTCGTCCCGGTTCGCCGACATCTTCCGTGGCAATGCCGGTAAGGGCGGTCTGCTGGCCGCTCAGATGTCACAGAACGATGTCGAAATGCTCTGGAAGTTGCTCGAGGAACAGCCCGGTCTGGAATTGGTTGTCGACCTCCAGGCACGCACGGTGACCGCCGGAACCGCCGTGTTGCCGTTCGATATTGATGACTACACGCGGTGGCGTCTGCTCGAGGGATTGGACGACATCGGGCTCACTCTGCGCCGCGACGACACCATCGCCGAGTTCGAAAACGCAAGGCCAGCATGGAAACCCACTACCCTCCCGGCACGTATTTCGCAGTCCTAA
- the leuC gene encoding 3-isopropylmalate dehydratase large subunit yields the protein MAQPRTMAEKVWEQHVVARGAGEGAGREPDLIYIDLHLVHEVTSPQAFDGLRAAGRRVRRPDLTIATEDHNVPTVDIDQPIADPISRTQVDTLRRNCAEFGVRLHPMGDLDQGIVHVVGPQLGLTQPGMTVVCGDSHTSTHGAFGALAMGIGTSEVEHVLATQTLSLRPFKTMAITVDGTLAPGVTSKDLILAVIAKIGTGGGQGYVLEYRGAAIRAMSMEARMTICNMSIEAGARAGMIAPDETTYEFLAGRPHAPQGDDWTAAVAAWEALKTDEGAVFDAEVHIDADALTPFVTWGTNPGQGAPLGESVPDPARIADETARESAEKALRYMDLAPGTPLRDVAIDTVFVGSCTNGRIEDLRAVAGILKGRRVADGVRMLVVPGSMRVRAQAELEGLGDIFTAAGAEWRQAGCSMCLGMNPDQLAPGQRCASTSNRNFEGRQGKGGRTHLVSPLVAAATAVRGTLSSPADLD from the coding sequence ATGGCACAGCCGCGCACCATGGCCGAAAAGGTGTGGGAGCAGCATGTCGTCGCCCGCGGCGCGGGCGAGGGCGCCGGGCGCGAGCCCGACCTGATCTACATCGATCTGCATCTCGTGCACGAGGTGACCAGTCCGCAGGCCTTCGACGGGCTACGGGCGGCGGGCAGGCGGGTGCGCAGGCCCGATCTCACCATCGCGACCGAGGATCACAACGTCCCGACCGTCGACATCGACCAGCCGATCGCCGACCCCATTTCGCGCACCCAGGTGGACACCCTGCGGCGCAATTGCGCGGAATTCGGTGTGCGGCTGCACCCGATGGGCGATCTGGATCAGGGCATCGTGCACGTCGTCGGCCCGCAATTGGGCCTGACGCAGCCCGGGATGACGGTGGTGTGCGGGGACAGTCACACCTCGACGCACGGCGCGTTCGGCGCGCTGGCGATGGGCATCGGCACCTCCGAGGTCGAGCATGTGCTTGCCACCCAGACACTCTCGCTGCGCCCGTTCAAGACGATGGCGATCACCGTGGACGGCACTTTGGCGCCGGGCGTGACGAGCAAGGACCTGATTCTCGCCGTCATCGCCAAGATCGGCACCGGTGGCGGCCAGGGTTATGTGCTGGAGTATCGCGGTGCGGCCATTCGCGCGATGTCGATGGAGGCGCGAATGACCATCTGCAACATGTCCATCGAAGCGGGCGCCAGGGCGGGCATGATCGCCCCTGACGAAACAACCTATGAATTCCTCGCGGGACGGCCGCACGCCCCGCAGGGGGACGACTGGACGGCAGCAGTGGCCGCCTGGGAGGCGCTCAAGACCGACGAGGGCGCGGTTTTCGACGCCGAGGTGCACATCGACGCCGACGCGCTGACCCCGTTCGTCACCTGGGGCACGAACCCGGGACAGGGCGCGCCCCTTGGCGAATCGGTGCCCGATCCCGCGCGGATAGCCGACGAGACGGCGCGCGAGTCGGCGGAGAAAGCGCTGCGATACATGGATTTGGCGCCGGGAACCCCGCTGCGCGATGTGGCGATCGACACCGTATTCGTCGGTTCGTGCACCAACGGGCGCATCGAGGATTTGCGTGCCGTGGCCGGGATTTTAAAGGGACGCCGGGTCGCCGACGGAGTGCGAATGTTGGTTGTACCGGGGTCGATGCGGGTTCGCGCACAGGCTGAATTAGAAGGACTGGGCGACATTTTCACGGCCGCGGGTGCCGAATGGCGCCAGGCGGGGTGCTCAATGTGCTTGGGAATGAATCCGGATCAGCTCGCGCCGGGCCAGCGCTGTGCCTCCACCTCGAACCGGAACTTCGAGGGCCGCCAGGGCAAAGGCGGCCGCACGCACCTGGTTTCCCCGCTCGTAGCGGCCGCGACGGCGGTCCGCGGAACCCTGTCCTCGCCTGCGGATCTGGACTGA
- a CDS encoding IclR family transcriptional regulator has protein sequence MRQHSGIGVLDKAVAVLYAVAEHPCGLNELCARTGLPRATAHRLAVGLEVHRLLARDNGGLWRPGPALAELAAGATDPLLEAASAVLPRLREITGESVQLYRLDGNARVCVAAMEPPVGLRDTVPVGARLPLTAGSAAKVLLAWADPELQRTILADAVFGERAVTEVRKRGWAQSAAERASGVASVSAPVRDAGGTVIAAVSVSGPIDRMGRRPGARWAADLVAAAEALHKRL, from the coding sequence ATGAGACAGCATAGCGGCATCGGCGTCCTCGACAAAGCAGTGGCGGTGTTGTACGCCGTCGCCGAGCACCCCTGCGGTCTCAACGAGCTGTGCGCCCGCACCGGACTGCCGAGGGCCACCGCGCACCGGCTCGCCGTCGGCCTCGAGGTACATCGGCTGCTCGCCCGCGACAACGGCGGCCTGTGGCGGCCCGGCCCCGCCCTCGCCGAGCTCGCCGCAGGAGCCACCGATCCGCTGCTGGAGGCCGCTTCGGCGGTGCTGCCCCGGTTGCGTGAGATCACCGGCGAAAGCGTCCAGTTGTACCGCCTGGACGGCAATGCGCGCGTCTGTGTCGCGGCGATGGAACCACCGGTCGGCCTGCGCGACACCGTCCCCGTCGGCGCCCGCCTGCCACTGACCGCGGGATCGGCCGCCAAAGTCCTGCTCGCCTGGGCCGATCCCGAGTTGCAGCGCACCATCCTGGCCGACGCGGTCTTCGGCGAACGCGCCGTCACCGAGGTGCGCAAGCGCGGGTGGGCGCAGAGCGCGGCCGAGCGCGCGTCCGGCGTGGCCAGCGTCTCCGCGCCGGTGCGCGACGCGGGCGGCACCGTCATCGCCGCCGTCTCGGTATCTGGCCCGATCGACCGGATGGGCCGCAGGCCGGGCGCGCGCTGGGCCGCCGACCTGGTCGCCGCCGCCGAGGCACTGCACAAGCGCCTATAA